The Humulus lupulus chromosome 4, drHumLupu1.1, whole genome shotgun sequence genome has a window encoding:
- the LOC133829610 gene encoding zinc finger A20 and AN1 domain-containing stress-associated protein 5, with product MAQRTEKEETEFKVHETITLCVNNCGVTGNPATNNMCQKCFNASTSSSSSSSSSTTATTSSVSASTVNLKFSAEKISNSITASRSSDRSDSFPAEYSRKTMADSSRSDEPVSAKRVVNRCSGCRRKVGLTGFRCRCGELFCAEHRYTDRHDCSYDYKTAGREAIARENPVVKAAKIVRV from the coding sequence ATGGCACAGAGAACGGAGAAGGAAGAGACGGAGTTCAAGGTTCACGAAACCATAACCCTCTGCGTCAACAACTGCGGCGTCACCGGAAATCCGGCGACCAACAACATGTGCCAGAAGTGCTTTAACGCCTCCACCTcatcgtcttcttcttcttcttcatcgacGACAGCAACGACGTCGTCTGTGTCTGCATCGACCGTGAATTTGAAGTTTTCAGCTGAGAAAATCTCGAATTCCATCACCGCGTCTCGTTCATCGGACAGATCTGATAGTTTTCCAGCTGAATATAGTCGTAAAACGATGGCGGATAGCTCCAGATCAGACGAACCAGTTTCTGCTAAGCGCGTGGTAAATCGATGCTCCGGTTGCCGGAGAAAAGTCGGTTTGACGGGATTCCGGTGTCGATGCGGCGAGCTCTTCTGCGCCGAACATCGGTACACGGACAGACACGATTGCAGCTACGATTACAAGACGGCTGGACGCGAAGCCATCGCCAGAGAAAATCCAGTCGTCAAAGCCGCTAAGATCGTCAGGGTTTGA